AAAAAACCTAGTGTCTTTAGGTGTTATTAGCACAATTCTACAAGAccctttttcatattttatccaTTTCTTTTCATAGTAAAACATGCAGCGCCACCTTTTGGAGACACAGGTGAGTTTGCCACCGGAAAATTATGGGATCAAGGCTCGTGATTCTAATAATTACATTAACGAGACCAATTTTGACACCAACATGGTGATCATATTAGCAGCTTTGTTGTGTGCACTGATTTGTGCACTCGGGCTCAACTCAATCGTGCGGTGTGCCTTGCGTTGTAGTCGAAGGTTTTCGTTGGAAAGCCCTGAACAAACCGCTGCGAGATTAGCTGCAACAGGGCTCAAGAAGCGTGATTTGCGTCAGATTCCCGTTGCGGTTTATGGGTCCGATTTGAATAGTAGTAATAATGTTTTTAAAGGAACAGAATGTCCCATTTGCCTCGGGGAATTCGAAGATGGTGAGAAAGTTCGAATCTTGCCAAAATGCAATCACGGGTTCCATGTTAGGTGCATTGACACATGGCTTTTGTCACACTCATCGTGCCCAAATTGTCGGCATTCATTGCTTGAGGCAGAGCAcaaaacaacatcaacaacaacaattacaaCTGCCACTTCTTCAGGTGCAAATCAAGAAGCACAGCCAGAACCAGGTACAACTGGGTCTAGGAGCCAAGGTAGTGTTGTCATAGTTGTAAACGAAGCAAGTTAATTAGATTTTGTCAATTGGGCAAAGATATCTGTTAAATATTTTAGGGTCAACATGTTGAAGATTGATTATTATTAGCTTTATGAGGTGGTTCTTTTTTCTCGGAATGTTTAATTGTGTAGGGTAGGAGATTAGCAAGGATCGAATGTATATGTTATTTTAAGGACTTTGTTGAGATATTTAGTGCATTAGTCTTTTTTATGAGTTTATGTCATCTAAGCCAATTTGGTGGTATCAGATTTTGCATGTGGAATTGCCACCAGTGCATGTGCCCCTCACTGTTTGTAACTTTGTATTGGTTTATTTGCCATTACTATACTATGGGCTAATGGTAGGTTAAACTGTGGTCCGTTTTGTTGTATTTTATAAACAGGGTGGTGCGTTAAACTAAAGCTTTGTCCCTATCTAGCTTTATGCTTGCCAAACTTCAAGGGGTACTCAAAATGTACAGCGACCGAGTGGTATCCGTACAAGGTTTAACATGAAATGTGGTGTCTTGTGTAACGGTAGTTGCGTAACGTTTTTCTCGCATGAATGGGTCTCACATATTTGCGGAGACTACACCTATAGAGAGGGGCTTTGTAAGTAACCGTTTGGTTAGTTACATTAGATACTACATCCTAACAAGGTTGCTTGTGTTTTTTGTTGGGTTGTAGAGAATTTAAATGGCAAG
This genomic stretch from Castanea sativa cultivar Marrone di Chiusa Pesio chromosome 9, ASM4071231v1 harbors:
- the LOC142610087 gene encoding RING-H2 finger protein ATL74-like, with translation MQRHLLETQVSLPPENYGIKARDSNNYINETNFDTNMVIILAALLCALICALGLNSIVRCALRCSRRFSLESPEQTAARLAATGLKKRDLRQIPVAVYGSDLNSSNNVFKGTECPICLGEFEDGEKVRILPKCNHGFHVRCIDTWLLSHSSCPNCRHSLLEAEHKTTSTTTITTATSSGANQEAQPEPGTTGSRSQGSVVIVVNEAS